A region of Diceros bicornis minor isolate mBicDic1 chromosome 31, mDicBic1.mat.cur, whole genome shotgun sequence DNA encodes the following proteins:
- the LOC131395417 gene encoding olfactory receptor 5AP2-like has product MPCSIFSLIAAQTIRHMKEVQGRNQTEVTKFILLGHSDNSDLQVVLFGLFLLIYVATMVGNLGMIVLIKIDPCLHTPMYFFLGSLSFVDASCSSSVTPKMLVNLVAENKAISFNGCTAQFYFFGSFLGTECFLLAMMAYDRYAAIWNPLLYPVLMSGRICSLLVATSFLGGFGNAAIHTGMTFRLSFCGSNRINHFYCDTPPLLKLSCSDTHINGIVIMAFSSFIVISCVMIVLISYLCILIAILRLSSLEGRHKGFSTCASHLMAVTIFFGTILFMYLRPMSSYSMVQDKIVSAVIPLLNALIYSLKNKDVKGALKKILQKHIL; this is encoded by the coding sequence ATGCCATGTTCCATATTCTCTCTTATTGCAGCTCAAACGATCAGGCATATGAAAGAGGTCCAAGGCAGAAATCAAACAGAAGTGacaaaatttattctcttaggACACTCAGACAATTCAGATCTCCAAGTTGTCCTCTTTGGATTGTTTCTGTTAATCTATGTGGCAACCATGGTGGGTAATTTGGGGATGATTGTGTTAATTAAGATTGATCCCTGTCTCCACACTCCCATGTACTTCTTTCTCGGCAGCCTCTCCTTTGTTGATGCCTCTTGCTCTTCTTCCGTCACTCCTAAGATGCTGGTGAACCTTGTGGCTGAGAATAAGGCCATTTCTTTTAATGGATGTACTGCCCAGTTCTACTTCTTTGGCTCCTTCCTGGGAACTGAATGCTTCCTGTTGGCCATGATGGCATATGACCGCTATGCAGCCATTTGGAACCCTCTGCTATACCCAGTTCTCATGTCTGGGAGAATTTGCTCCTTGCTAGTAGCTACCTCATTCCTAGGAGGTTTTGGAAATGCAGCCATACACACAGGAATGACTTTCAGATTATCATTTTGTGGCTCTAATAGGATCAACCATTTTTACTGTGACACCCCACCTCTGCTCAAACTCTCTTGCTCTGACACCCACATCAATGGCATCGTGATCATGGCTTTCTCTAGTTTTATAGTGATCAGCTGTGTTATGATTGTCCTCATTTCCTACCTGTGTATCCTCATTGCCATATTGAGGCTGTCTTCATtagagggcaggcacaaaggCTTTTCCACTTGTGCCTCACACCTCATGGCTGTCACTATATTCTTTGGGACAATTCTCTTCATGTACTTGCGCCCTATGTCTAGCTACTCAATGGTGCAGGACAAGATTGTCTCTGCAGTGATCCCTTTGCTAAATGCTCTCATCTACAGTTTGAAAAATAAGGATGTGAAAGGGGCCCTAAAGAAGATCTTACAGAAACACATACTGTAA
- the LOC131395099 gene encoding olfactory receptor 5AP2-like encodes MSNHTTVTEFILLGFRDYPELQCLLFIAFLVIYMITVFGNLGMILLIKIDSHLHTPLYFFVSNLSLVDFCYSSVVTPTMLVNFWVENTVISFNECAAQFFLFASFAGTEGFLLAVMAYDRYVAICKPLLYTVTMSPHLNVLLVLATYLAGFMNAAIHTGFTFQLSFCHSNVINHFFCDILPLLKLSCSDTRVNEIVMFAFASFNELSCLLTLLISYVYILIAILRIHSAVGKHKAFSTCASHLMTVTIFFGTILFMYLRPSSSSSMDQDKVVSVFYTVVIPMLNPLIYSLRNREVKSSLSKIFKTNSFYFCT; translated from the coding sequence ATGAGCAACCACACAACAGTGACTGAATTTATTCTCCTGGGATTCAGGGATTATCCAGAGCTACAGTGCCTTCTCTTTATAGCGTTCCTAGTCATCTATATGATCACTGTGTTTGGAAATCTTGGCATGATCCTATTAATCAAGATCGACTCTCATCTCCACACCCCATTGTACTTTTTCGTCAGTAACTTGTCCCTTGTTGACTTCTGTTATTCTTCTGTTGTTACCCCTACTATGCTGGTGAATTTCTGGGTGGAGAACACAGTCATTTCATTTAATGAATGTGCTGCACAATTCTTCCTTTTTGCTTCCTTTGCTGGCACTGAGGGCTTCCTGTTGGccgtgatggcctatgaccgttACGTGGCCATTTGCAAGCCTCTCCTTTACACAGTCACTATGTCCCCCCATCTTAATGTCCTCCTGGTGTTGGCCACATACCTTGCAGGCTTTATGAACGCTGCCATTCATACTGGCTTCACCTTCCAACTGTCTTTCTGCCACTCAAATGTCATCAACCACTTTTTCTGCGACATTCTACCCCTCCTGAAACTCTCTTGTTCTGACACACGTGTCAATGAGATTGTCATGTttgcttttgccagttttaatgaaCTGAGTTGCCTCCTGACTCTTCTCATTTCTTATGTCTACATCCTCATTGCCATCTTGAGGATCCATTCTGCTGTGGGGAAGCACAAAGCCTTTTCCACCTGCGCTTCCCACTTGATGACGGTCACCATCTTCTTTGGCACAATCCTGTTCATGTATCTGCGCCCCAGCTCCAGCTCCTCAATGGACCAAGACAAAGTGGTATCTGTGTTTTACACAGTGGTCATCCCCATGTTAAATCCTCTCATCTATAGTCTGAGAAACAGGGAGGTCAAATCTTCcttaagtaaaatttttaaaacaaactctTTTTACTTTTGTACTTAG
- the LOC131395751 gene encoding olfactory receptor 5AR1, whose protein sequence is MEKENHSVVTEFVFMGITQDPQLQIIFFVVFLLVYLINVVGNVGIIMLIITDTQLHTPMYFFLCNLSFVDLGYSSAIAPRMLDDFLTKHKVISFSSCATQFAFFVGFVDAECYVLAAMAYDRFVAICRPLHYSTLMSKQVCLTLMLGSYLAGLVSLVAHTSLTFSLSYCGSNIINHFFCEIPPLLALSCSDTHISEILLFSLCGFIEFSTILIIFISYAFILIAIIRMSSAEGRLKAFSTCGSHLTGVTLFYGTVMFMYLRPTSSYSLDQDKWASVFYTIIIPMLNPLIYCLRNKDVKAAFKKLIGRKPQ, encoded by the coding sequence atggagaaagaaaaccaCTCAGTGGTGACTGAGTTTGTTTTTATGGGCATCACTCAGGACCCTCAGCTGCAGATCATCTTCTTTGTGGTCTTCCTCTTGGTCTACCTGATCAATGTAGTGGGGAATGTTGGTATCATTATGCTAATCATAACAGACACTCAGCTTCACACACCCATGTATTTTTTCCTCTGCAACCTCTCCTTTGTCGACCTGGGATACTCCTCGGCCATTGCACCAAGGATGCTGGACGACTTCCTAACAAAACACAAAGTTATCTCGTTCTCCAGCTGTGCCACCCAGTTTGCTTTCTTCGTGGGTTTTGTGGATGCTGAGTGCTATGTCCTGGCTGCCATGGCCTATGACCGTTTTGTGGCCATCTGTCGACCCCTCCACTATAGCACTCTCATGTCCAAGCAAGTCTGCTTGACTCTCATGCTGGGGTCTTACCTGGCTGGCCTGGTGAGTTTAGTTGCCCACACTTCCCTCACCTTCAGTTTGAGTTACTGTGGTTCCAATATCATCAACCACTTCTTCTGTGAAATCCCACCACTCTTGGCCCTCTCCTGCTCAGACACCCACATCAGTGAGATCTTGCTCTTTAGTCTGTGTGGCTTCATTGAATTCAGCACCATCCTCATCATATTCATCTCCTATGCCTTCATCCTCATTGCAATCATCAGAATGAGCTCAGCTGAAGGCCGCCTTAAGGCTTTCTCCACCTGTGGGTCTCACCTCACTGGCGTCACACTTTTCTATGGCACAGTCATGTTTATGTACCTGCGGCCAACATCCAGCTACTCCCTGGACCAAGACAAGTGGGCCTCTGTGTTCTACACCATTATCATCCCCATGTTGAATCCCTTGATCTACTGTTTACGGAACAAGGATGTGAAAGCTGCTTTCAAAAAACTAATTGGAAGAAAACctcaatga
- the LOC131395752 gene encoding olfactory receptor 2G3-like: protein MDMIKTNFTVTEFVFLGLSSQPKMQLILFIMFLFFYLLTVAGNIIIITITQIEPRLQTPMYFFLTNLSFLDICYTSTNVPQMLSNMMGKKKTIPVSSCAAQMYFSLSFGVIECVLLGVMAYDRYVAICHPLHYTVIMNQSTCVQLAAISWSSSFLSSLIINVLTLSLPYCGPSVLNHVFCEVPSVLRLACADTSFTQLVVFIFSVIIVFIPFLLIAVSFVRILLSVLRMRAASGRHKALSTCASHMTVVTLLYGTAIFMYVRPQSKSSKAGGKIVVVFYTVITPMLNPLIYSLRNQDARGVLRKAIAKQRT from the coding sequence ATGGATATGATAAAAACAAACTTCACGGTGACTGAATTTGTGTTTCTGGGGCTCTCATCTCAGCCAAAGATGCAGCTAATTCTTTTTATTATGTTCTTGTTCTTCTATTTATTAACGGTGGctggtaatattattattatcactattaccCAGATAGAACCTCGTCTCCAAACTCCCATGTACTTTTTCCTTACTAATTTATCATTTCTGGATATCTGCTACACGTCCACTAATGTCCCACAAATGCTGTCCAACATgatgggaaaaaagaagaccatcCCAGTCTCCAGCTGTGCTGCTCAGATgtacttctccctctcctttggCGTGATTGAATGTGTTCTCCTTGGTGTCATGGCTTATGACAGATATGTAGCCATTTGTCATCCTCTTCATTATACTGTCATTATGAACCAAAGCACCTGTGTCCAACTGGCAGCCATTTCTTGGTCCAGTAGCTTCCTGAGCTCCTTGATTATCAATGTCCTCACCTTGAGTTTGCCCTACTGTGGGCCCAGTGTCCTGAATCACGTTTTTTGTGAGGTGCCTTCCGTCCTGAGGTTGGCTTGCGCTGACACCTCATTTACCCAGCTGGTTGTTTTTATCTTCAGTGTTATCAttgtcttcattccttttctcctCATTGCTGTTTCCTTTGTCCGAATCCTTCTGTCAGTTCTCAGGATGCGGGCAGCCTCTGGGAGGCACAAGGCACTGTCCACCTGTGCCTCTCATATGACAGTGGTGACCTTACTCTATGGAACTGCCATCTTCATGTACGTGAGACCCCAGTCGAAGTCCTCCAAGGCTGGGGGCAAGATCGTTGTGGTGTTCTACACTGTGATCACACCTATGCTCAACCCCTTGATCTATAGCCTAAGGAACCAGGATGCGAGAGGAGTTTTAAGGAAAGCTATTGCAAAACAGAGGACATGA